CCATTTTGTCAATTCCACTTAATCACAAAACATCATTGTATTCTATAAGATTGTTAATGATCTATTTTCATATACAAGTAGACTTCTAAAATATACCAACAATCCATAATAAGAAATTAATCAAACATAATTGTTAGACTTTCACCATTAAATTTAAGTTTCATATACTTTAAGTTCCAACATAGTAATTAAAAGTTTTTATTTTAGAAGCTTGATATGAATGATGATAAGAAAACGTGAATTGCAAGTAAAGATTACTTTTGGTAGACAAGCTTTTTAATAATTCATTCAAACAAATCATTAAcattataaaaataattatatatcttATTATGATAACAGACCATGAAATGGGATCTAAATCATTGATGAAATTTCTTTAAGTAATTTAATCTAGATATTTTCAAacaaataattaatataatataaataactaTATATCTTATTGTGATGACAGACCATAAAATGAGATCTAAATCATTGACGGAAATTTTTTTAGGTAATCTAATCCAGATATTTTCAAGCTAACATTATATAATCTATAAATTCTATGTCTAGCTATATAAGAAAGGTTATTTTTAATTAGTAAATTCAAGGTTATTTTTGTGGAGGAATCCTAGTTCAAACGGCTAGTTTTGGAGGTGACAAGCATTAGGAATATAATGATGGTCCCGTCCTTGTATTGGGCGCTCAGTGGTCCAGCCCGCTGATGCAGGGGCCACGCCTAGTCACAGAGATTTTTAGCTTgaagttaaataataaatattaccaGCAATAATTGAATCGCCATGACCAGAAATCATTGCAAAAATTCTGTGTTTCTTTTTTGAGATCCTCCAGTATTTGGAATTATCAGATAGTACCTGCAATTCAATCAACTTGGCAACTACGAGGATACAATCATGGCTTTGAAGGGCCCTCTCCATCATCATAAAACTTAAAACATTTCACAAAAatcttgaaatgtgaaaaatgtgtTTCCATTTACCTTCAATCCCTGCGAGGAATCTCAGCAagattgatgtaaaaatgcaaaaaagtaaagaaTGTACAACCTCCCCTGCTCTGTATGCCACTCACTGTTTTCGCTTTATAGCTCACCATTAGCTGGCTTGTCTTGTATGAATATGCTTTCAAAGTATTGAATTCTCAACGAATCATCAAATCCTACTTATAAATAGGCTGCACTTTCAATCTTGTGATATAAGACCAGAACAATTAGGAAATTTAAGCTAATGTTCGCAAGTATGAAGATGGGTTTGGTGGTGGTGTTTTTGTTGGCATTGGGTTCTGTGAGCTCTGTGATTTGTGAGAATGATGATGGGGTGGACAAGAAGTTTGATGACAATTTTAATGTAATGTGGGCAGAGGACCATGTTAAGACCTCTGAAAATGGTCATGTATGGCACCTCACTCTTGATCAGATATCAGGTGAGTTACTACTGGTTGTGTGTAATCTAAAATCTTGTTTGATGCACAAGCCCCAATCTTTTTTGGGGGGCTGAATATATATCTGTGTGCATGATCTAGGTTATTTCAGTTATGTGTAATCTTGTTTGATGTAAATGAGGTGTAAAATAGTTGTTAAATTTTTGAAACTAGATATTTAAATGAAACGTTGAATATATATCTGTGTGCAGGATCTGGGTTCCAGTCCAAACATAAGTACAGGTTTGGATGGTTCAGCATGAAGCTTAAGCTTGTGCCAGGGGACTCTGCAGGCGTGGTTACTGCTTATTATGTAGGGATTTAGCATTCCAATTTGGGAAAAGCTCTAAATTGATCGTTTTCATTGTTTAAGAAATATAATGTTGAGTAGATTAGTTTCTGGATTTTATTGTATCAAATTTAAATCAATGTTACAAAGCATATTCTGTGATCCATCATCTAGATAGTTAAGAGACAATATAAATTTGACCCAATTGAATCCGAAAACTATTTCGCTCAATATTATAAATTATGAAAATCTGATATCTTTAAATACAATATTGGTTGACATGGGTGTGTGCTCTGTATTGTGTACAGATGTCTTCTAATAATGACATGAACAGAGATGAGCTGGACTTTGAATTCCTGGGCAATAGAAGTGGACAGCCATATGCCTTGCAGACCAACATCTATGCTAAAGGTGTGGGTGGGAGAGAGCAGAGGCATATTCTCTGGTTTGATCCCACTCAGGAATTTCACACCTACTCCATCCTCTGGAACTCTCATCAGATAGTGTATGTGTGATATTCTTTCACTTACTTGTCTTTTAGGGTTTATAGTGAGTTCATGCCCTCCTTAGACAAATTGTTGGGTTTTGCAGGTTTTTTGTGGACCAAATTCCAGTGAGAGTGCACAGGCACACCAAGGCAACAACCCATGTGTTTCCCAGGGAGCAGGGGATGTACATGTTTTCAAGCATTTGGAATGCAGATGACTGGGCTACCAGAGGTGGATTGGAGAAAACAAACTGGGCAGCAGCTCCTTTTGTTTCTTCTTACAAGAAATTTCATGATCTGGGCTGCAAATGGGAGGATTCATTTCCTGCCTGTGTTGCCACCAGTACTGATAAATGGTGGGATGAGCCAGTTGCATGGAGCTTGAATGAGAAGCAGAAGGAAGATTACAGATGGGTGAAGAGTAAATTCATGGCGTATGATTACTGCTCTGATAAATCTCGCTTCTCCACACAGCCTGTTGAATGCACTGTTGCTCCCTGGGACTAAACTGAGATCTTAGATAAATGAGTTCATTTTATGCTTATCTTCTTTGCCTGGAAAATATGCAGACAGCTGCTATAGTCTCTCTGCAAATCACTTAGGCTCTGCTGTATGTATCATAGAAGTTTAATTTACTTATGATTCATCACCATTACCAAAATATCAAGTTAAAATGAATTGCAATGGTATGATTTGCATGATGAATGATGATAGTTATTGGATTGGAATTAAGATTTTCTTATGAGAGCACTCTGCATGTGGATGTGGGTGTTGTAATTCCACAGAACAGAAAGCAATTATAAAACAAGTGCACTATTGCTTATCAACATTACTTTAATGGCCTTTAATTGAACTCATATGATTACTCAAGATAAAATATAGTATAAAGTTAAACATGCAAAATATTCCTTAAAACAGCACATGTTTTATGAAATATGTATAATCGATTTTTTAATTTGATAAAGTTTGTTAATTGTTTTCTATAATATAAACAGGTTTTACTTAATTAAGAAAAGCCTTTCAAAATGAACTTTTCAAAGATTTACATAGTTTGGTTTATATAAAGGTTAAGTGTTCCAAGGCAGTATTTTAGTTTTGTTATATCATTTTATTTTGACGTGATTTTTTAAGATTACTAATATCACCTTAATTCGATATGATTTTTAAGATTATTGAATGAGGTGTTCAAAGCTTTACATTGTGTTACCATGAGAGTTTGGTTTATATAAAGGTTAAGTGTTCTAAGTCAGCAATTTATGAGGTAATTTGAACATTCTAGaatgtataatataataatataaattagaTTTATATAAGTATATAgatctttaaaaaatattaaaaaatcaagaaatatCTTTCTAAAAAATTT
The nucleotide sequence above comes from Cryptomeria japonica chromosome 11, Sugi_1.0, whole genome shotgun sequence. Encoded proteins:
- the LOC131067149 gene encoding probable xyloglucan endotransglucosylase/hydrolase protein 8, with the protein product MFASMKMGLVVVFLLALGSVSSVICENDDGVDKKFDDNFNVMWAEDHVKTSENGHVWHLTLDQISGSGFQSKHKYRFGWFSMKLKLVPGDSAGVVTAYYMSSNNDMNRDELDFEFLGNRSGQPYALQTNIYAKGVGGREQRHILWFDPTQEFHTYSILWNSHQIVFFVDQIPVRVHRHTKATTHVFPREQGMYMFSSIWNADDWATRGGLEKTNWAAAPFVSSYKKFHDLGCKWEDSFPACVATSTDKWWDEPVAWSLNEKQKEDYRWVKSKFMAYDYCSDKSRFSTQPVECTVAPWD